In Leisingera methylohalidivorans DSM 14336, a single genomic region encodes these proteins:
- a CDS encoding glutathione S-transferase family protein, with translation MYTVTGIPLTRTFRVLWALEELGEPYELKQHGPRSPEVQALNVSGKVPVLQADGETITDSTAILTYLADKHGALTAPAGTVARAKQDAITHLLLDEVDAVLWAAARHSFILPEEQRVPEVKGSLKWEFSHNLSRLEGKMAGPFLMGEEFTIADIICTHCLNWARSAKFPVEGEKLQDYGKRMRDREAYQRVAALAK, from the coding sequence ATGTATACCGTCACCGGCATCCCGCTCACCCGCACCTTCCGGGTGCTTTGGGCGCTTGAAGAGCTTGGGGAACCTTACGAACTGAAACAGCACGGGCCGCGCAGCCCGGAAGTTCAGGCGCTGAATGTTTCGGGCAAGGTGCCGGTGCTTCAGGCGGATGGGGAAACCATCACCGATTCGACCGCCATCCTCACTTACCTGGCCGACAAGCATGGCGCGCTGACCGCCCCGGCCGGCACCGTAGCCCGCGCCAAGCAGGACGCCATCACCCATCTATTGCTGGACGAAGTCGATGCCGTGCTCTGGGCCGCCGCCCGCCACAGCTTCATCCTGCCTGAGGAACAGCGGGTGCCGGAAGTGAAAGGCAGCCTGAAATGGGAATTTTCCCACAATCTGTCGCGGCTCGAAGGCAAGATGGCCGGCCCCTTCCTGATGGGAGAGGAATTCACCATCGCGGACATCATCTGCACCCACTGCCTGAATTGGGCCCGCAGCGCGAAATTCCCTGTCGAAGGCGAAAAGCTGCAGGACTACGGCAAGCGGATGCGGGACCGCGAGGCTTATCAGCGGGTTGCGGCGCTCGCCAAGTAA
- a CDS encoding TIGR03862 family flavoprotein has product MTETWDAVVVGAGPAGLMAAEELGRAGYRVLVAEAKPSAARKFLMAGKSGLNLTKDEPFEQLIARYGEAADWLTPIIRLCDAQAVQDWARGLGSELFTGSTGRVFPAVMKASPLLRAWLARLDGFGAQVRTRWRWTGWEGSVLAFETPDGAKRIEARAVVLALGGASWARLGSDGGWVPLLGREAVEIAPFKPANAGLLVAWSGFMAPQFGQPLKGIALQAGPLSSRGEAVISERGLEGGGIYSVCAAVREGETLQMDLLPDLDMAEIVRRLSRPRGKTSHTNHLRKVLKLGAARAAVLQEFGRPLPQDIQALARLIKALPVNHSGLRPMDEAISTAGGVCRDALDEGLMLEQIPGTFCAGEMLDWEAPTGGYLLTACLATGRWAGQAAAAYLASAATR; this is encoded by the coding sequence ATGACGGAAACTTGGGATGCAGTGGTGGTCGGAGCCGGGCCTGCAGGGCTTATGGCGGCCGAGGAGCTGGGCCGCGCCGGGTACCGCGTGCTGGTGGCCGAGGCCAAGCCGTCGGCGGCCCGCAAGTTCCTGATGGCGGGCAAATCCGGATTGAATCTGACCAAGGACGAACCGTTCGAGCAGTTGATTGCCCGCTATGGAGAGGCCGCAGACTGGCTGACACCAATAATCCGCCTCTGTGATGCACAGGCCGTTCAGGATTGGGCGCGGGGACTGGGGAGCGAGCTGTTCACCGGCTCAACGGGCCGGGTGTTTCCGGCGGTCATGAAAGCTTCACCGCTGCTGCGCGCCTGGCTTGCACGCCTTGATGGCTTCGGCGCACAGGTCCGCACGCGCTGGCGCTGGACTGGCTGGGAGGGCAGCGTGCTCGCTTTTGAAACCCCGGACGGGGCGAAACGGATTGAAGCCAGGGCGGTGGTTCTGGCACTGGGCGGCGCCAGCTGGGCGCGGCTTGGTTCGGACGGAGGCTGGGTCCCTCTGCTGGGCAGAGAAGCTGTAGAAATTGCACCGTTCAAGCCTGCAAATGCAGGGCTCCTGGTGGCTTGGTCCGGTTTCATGGCGCCGCAGTTCGGGCAGCCTCTGAAGGGAATCGCATTGCAGGCCGGCCCTTTGTCTTCCCGCGGGGAAGCCGTGATATCGGAGCGCGGGCTGGAAGGCGGCGGCATTTATTCTGTCTGCGCCGCCGTGCGGGAGGGAGAGACGCTGCAGATGGATTTGCTTCCGGACCTGGACATGGCAGAAATTGTCCGCCGCCTGTCCCGTCCGCGCGGCAAGACGAGCCATACTAATCATTTGCGAAAGGTGCTGAAGCTGGGAGCTGCCCGGGCAGCAGTACTGCAAGAGTTCGGACGGCCTTTGCCGCAGGATATCCAGGCCCTGGCCCGGTTGATCAAAGCGCTGCCAGTCAATCACTCAGGCCTGCGGCCGATGGACGAGGCGATTTCCACCGCTGGCGGCGTATGCCGGGATGCGCTGGACGAGGGGCTGATGCTGGAACAGATCCCCGGCACGTTCTGCGCCGGGGAAATGCTGGATTGGGAAGCGCCGACAGGCGGCTACCTGCTGACCGCCTGCCTGGCAACCGGGCGCTGGGCAGGGCAGGCTGCGGCAGCTTACTTGGCGAGCGCCGCAACCCGCTGA
- a CDS encoding GntR family transcriptional regulator has protein sequence MTDKPRHSWVTIRDRIREMILNSTYGPGDKLPRDEEFAGRFGCARSTVHRAMQDLAQNGLVQRRRKGGTTVQRDPVTRATLNIPITRLEVEQKGSVYRYQLIRQSMQPPSAAILANFGLHEARPMLRVEALHLADSRPYIFEDRWICLETVPEIKDVDLTRESANEWLVRNRPYSRCDLRLYARRGTKSDSEILQSDVGNALFVMERTTWIGDAPITSLRAVAHPGYQLFTQG, from the coding sequence TTGACGGACAAGCCACGGCATTCCTGGGTAACTATCCGGGATAGAATCCGGGAGATGATTCTGAACTCCACCTACGGGCCGGGAGACAAGCTGCCGCGGGATGAGGAATTCGCCGGCCGGTTTGGCTGCGCCCGCTCCACCGTTCACCGGGCAATGCAGGATCTGGCCCAAAACGGGCTGGTGCAGCGGCGCCGCAAGGGCGGCACAACGGTGCAGCGCGATCCTGTGACCCGCGCAACCCTAAACATCCCGATCACAAGGCTTGAGGTCGAACAGAAAGGCAGCGTGTACCGCTACCAGTTGATCCGGCAGTCGATGCAGCCACCCAGCGCTGCCATACTGGCCAATTTCGGCCTGCATGAAGCCCGCCCGATGCTGCGGGTTGAAGCATTGCATCTTGCCGACAGCCGCCCCTATATCTTCGAAGACCGTTGGATCTGCTTGGAAACCGTGCCGGAGATAAAGGATGTAGACCTGACCCGCGAAAGCGCAAATGAATGGCTTGTCCGCAACCGCCCCTACAGCAGGTGCGATTTGCGCCTGTATGCGCGCCGCGGAACCAAAAGCGACAGCGAAATACTCCAGAGTGACGTCGGCAACGCGCTGTTTGTTATGGAACGCACAACCTGGATCGGCGACGCTCCGATCACCAGCCTGCGCGCCGTTGCCCATCCCGGCTACCAGTTGTTCACCCAGGGTTGA
- a CDS encoding TRAP transporter substrate-binding protein, with protein sequence MERRAFLKTGALGAAAATLASPAIAQGKMQWKMVTAWPKNLPGPGVAAQMLADRITTLSGGRIEVKLFAAGELVPGRGAFDAVSEGTAELYHAVPAYWGSKSKGILLFGSQPFGLRADEQIGWMYHGGGQTLYDEMYGRFGIKPFLCGNSGPQWGGWFKTEINSAEDLKGLKFRTTGLASEMASKLGMAAEATSGPAMFQGLQTGALDAGEFIGPWTDSALGYYQVAKNYYWPGVGEPSSAEECGVNADVFAELPEDLQQVVKMACESLYNPVWTEYTTKHALALKTMVDEHGVQVKMFPEDVITAMGAAAKEVLAELQEDEDELVRRITESFIAYRDSVGGYMTYADNGQMNARASVMGY encoded by the coding sequence ATGGAAAGACGCGCGTTTTTGAAAACCGGCGCATTGGGCGCAGCGGCAGCAACGCTGGCCAGCCCCGCCATTGCCCAGGGCAAGATGCAATGGAAAATGGTCACCGCCTGGCCGAAAAACCTGCCTGGCCCCGGTGTGGCGGCACAGATGCTGGCCGACCGGATCACCACCCTGTCGGGCGGCCGGATCGAGGTTAAGCTTTTCGCCGCCGGTGAGCTGGTTCCGGGCCGGGGTGCGTTTGACGCGGTTTCCGAAGGCACTGCCGAGCTGTATCACGCCGTGCCGGCCTATTGGGGCTCGAAATCCAAAGGTATCCTGCTATTCGGCTCGCAGCCTTTCGGTCTGCGCGCGGACGAGCAAATCGGCTGGATGTACCACGGCGGCGGCCAGACCCTTTATGACGAGATGTACGGCCGTTTCGGCATCAAACCGTTCCTGTGCGGCAATTCCGGGCCGCAGTGGGGCGGCTGGTTCAAGACCGAGATCAACTCTGCCGAGGACCTGAAGGGGCTGAAGTTCCGAACAACAGGTCTGGCATCGGAGATGGCATCGAAACTGGGCATGGCGGCCGAGGCCACCAGCGGCCCGGCGATGTTTCAGGGGTTGCAGACCGGGGCACTGGACGCGGGTGAATTCATCGGCCCCTGGACTGACAGCGCGCTGGGATATTACCAAGTGGCCAAGAACTACTACTGGCCCGGCGTGGGCGAGCCTTCCTCGGCCGAGGAATGCGGTGTCAACGCCGACGTGTTCGCTGAGCTGCCGGAAGACCTGCAGCAGGTGGTGAAGATGGCCTGCGAGAGCCTCTACAACCCGGTGTGGACCGAATACACCACAAAGCACGCGCTGGCGTTGAAGACGATGGTCGACGAGCATGGGGTGCAGGTGAAGATGTTCCCCGAAGACGTGATCACCGCTATGGGCGCTGCCGCCAAGGAAGTGCTTGCCGAGCTGCAGGAAGATGAGGATGAACTGGTCCGCCGCATCACCGAAAGCTTCATCGCCTACCGCGACAGCGTCGGCGGTTACATGACCTATGCCGACAATGGCCAGATGAATGCCCGCGCCTCGGTGATGGGCTACTGA
- a CDS encoding TRAP transporter small permease subunit, which translates to MLRVSDTLDGINRGLAHVIRWLALIMVLVQFAIVVGRYVFGVNSIAAQESVLYMHSTLFMLAAGYTLLADKHVRVDVFYASAAPRTKRRIDIFGHLFLLLPSMAALTYWSWPSVRNSWAIFEGPIAVGGIEAVFLLKSLIPAFCVLVMLQSVSLLIRLFSERAPQ; encoded by the coding sequence ATGTTACGGGTTTCGGATACGCTGGACGGCATCAACCGGGGGCTGGCGCATGTGATACGCTGGCTGGCGCTGATCATGGTGCTGGTGCAGTTTGCCATTGTGGTCGGGCGCTATGTGTTCGGGGTGAATTCGATCGCCGCGCAGGAAAGCGTGCTGTACATGCATTCCACTCTGTTCATGCTGGCGGCCGGCTATACGCTGCTGGCCGACAAGCACGTCCGCGTCGACGTGTTCTATGCGTCGGCCGCGCCGCGCACGAAACGGCGCATCGACATCTTCGGCCATTTGTTCCTGCTGCTGCCGTCGATGGCGGCGCTGACCTATTGGTCCTGGCCCTCGGTACGCAACTCCTGGGCCATCTTCGAGGGCCCAATTGCCGTTGGCGGCATCGAAGCCGTGTTCCTGCTGAAATCGCTGATCCCCGCCTTCTGCGTGCTGGTTATGCTGCAATCTGTATCCCTTCTGATCCGCCTGTTTTCGGAGAGAGCCCCCCAATGA